One region of Quercus lobata isolate SW786 chromosome 2, ValleyOak3.0 Primary Assembly, whole genome shotgun sequence genomic DNA includes:
- the LOC115975551 gene encoding uncharacterized protein LOC115975551 isoform X4 translates to MVEARSLRKAVVPSTLIQNPSPGNIQPTRLALHVSKDGSSCWAYIASGSHIYKLQISLEDSLVNKGKESLLIPGQAQVMDSFLVNRCPHRSEIQSIVLTETESHLEHWWVHTSNWILNEHFEVIIKSE, encoded by the exons atggtggAGGCGAGAAGTTTGAGGAAGGCGGTGGTGCCGTCCACACTCATTCAGAATCCATCTCCCGGAAACATACAGCCCACTCGTCTCGCCCTACAT GTTAGCAAGGACGGTTCTTCTTGTTGGGCTTACATCGCCTCCGGTTCCCACATTTACAAACTCCAG atatctCTGGAAGATTCTTTGGTAAACAAAGGGAAAGAAAGCCTCCTGATCCCTGGACAGGCACAG GTTATGGACTCTTTCTTAGTCAACCGCTGTCCTCATCGTTCAGAAATCCAGAGTATAGTGCTTACAGAAACTGAGA GTCACCTGGAACATTGGTGGGTCCATACCTCTAATTGGATCCTGAATGAACATTTTGAAGTTATAATCAAGTCTGAATAA
- the LOC115975551 gene encoding uncharacterized protein LOC115975551 isoform X3, protein MVEARSLRKAVVPSTLIQNPSPGNIQPTRLALHVSKDGSSCWAYIASGSHIYKLQISLEDSLVNKGKESLLIPGQAQVMDSFLVNRCPHRSEIQSIVLTETERLICFVAICRLNSFIFTVWCNFSWNVSSSQMRF, encoded by the exons atggtggAGGCGAGAAGTTTGAGGAAGGCGGTGGTGCCGTCCACACTCATTCAGAATCCATCTCCCGGAAACATACAGCCCACTCGTCTCGCCCTACAT GTTAGCAAGGACGGTTCTTCTTGTTGGGCTTACATCGCCTCCGGTTCCCACATTTACAAACTCCAG atatctCTGGAAGATTCTTTGGTAAACAAAGGGAAAGAAAGCCTCCTGATCCCTGGACAGGCACAG GTTATGGACTCTTTCTTAGTCAACCGCTGTCCTCATCGTTCAGAAATCCAGAGTATAGTGCTTACAGAAACTGAGA GGTTAATTTGCTTTGTGGCAATCTGTCGATTAAACAGCTTCATTTTCACTGTATGGTGCAATTTCAGTTGGAATGTTTCATCCTCACAAATGAGATTTTAG